A portion of the Pyxidicoccus trucidator genome contains these proteins:
- a CDS encoding NAD(P)/FAD-dependent oxidoreductase codes for MVDDLNPDVLVVGGGLIGLATAATLLERAPGTSVTVLERDVIGRGASRHSGAIDIPYFRTALHRQLVETSWAWHEARGAQATAYRRQVPMTWYVDPGADLQSHVATPLARGAPGAPPGWRSPDGVRELVGDAFVIDPEAWCHVLAQEVTRSGRGQVVEHTTAVALDERPRGATVTCADGRSYSAGHVVLTLGPWFPGWSERTREWSAARGLRTKRVFGLNIEVDASLRANAAVGWPGADIYFHPAHAGGGYRLSLRHDEWDVAPDAPHAMADIVLERASGFLDPLLGKGHWSVSGHRVFVDTYTPEFEPVIAPCMALGGRVTLATGTHGSGIRLAPGIAELTARTVLSSLEQTRGVA; via the coding sequence ATGGTGGATGACCTCAACCCAGATGTCCTCGTGGTTGGCGGCGGCCTCATCGGCCTGGCCACGGCCGCGACCCTGCTGGAGCGCGCCCCGGGCACGTCCGTCACGGTCCTCGAGCGGGACGTGATCGGACGGGGCGCTTCCAGGCACTCTGGAGCGATCGACATCCCCTACTTCCGGACCGCCCTCCACCGTCAGCTGGTCGAGACCAGCTGGGCCTGGCACGAGGCCCGCGGCGCGCAGGCGACCGCGTACCGCCGCCAGGTTCCAATGACCTGGTATGTCGACCCCGGAGCCGACCTGCAGTCCCACGTCGCGACACCCCTGGCGCGCGGCGCCCCCGGAGCCCCGCCCGGCTGGCGTTCACCGGACGGGGTACGCGAGCTCGTCGGCGACGCCTTCGTCATCGACCCCGAAGCGTGGTGCCATGTGCTCGCGCAAGAAGTGACGCGCTCGGGCCGGGGGCAGGTGGTGGAGCACACGACGGCTGTCGCGCTCGACGAGCGCCCTCGGGGGGCTACGGTGACGTGCGCGGACGGCCGGAGCTATTCCGCCGGACATGTCGTGCTGACCCTGGGCCCGTGGTTCCCGGGTTGGAGCGAGCGGACCCGGGAATGGTCCGCCGCCCGGGGCCTGCGGACCAAGCGGGTCTTCGGCTTGAACATCGAAGTCGACGCGAGCCTGCGCGCCAATGCCGCGGTGGGCTGGCCGGGCGCGGACATCTACTTCCACCCGGCGCATGCCGGCGGCGGGTACCGCTTGAGCCTCCGTCACGACGAGTGGGACGTGGCCCCGGACGCGCCTCATGCGATGGCCGACATCGTGCTCGAGCGCGCCAGCGGCTTCCTTGACCCGCTGCTCGGCAAGGGGCACTGGTCCGTCTCGGGGCACCGGGTCTTCGTGGATACCTATACGCCCGAGTTCGAGCCCGTCATCGCGCCCTGCATGGCGCTTGGGGGCCGCGTCACCCTGGCGACGGGAACGCATGGCTCGGGAATCCGGTTGGCTCCGGGCATCGCGGAGCTCACGGCACGCACGGTGCTCTCCAGCCTGGAACAGACACGGGGTGTCGCATGA
- a CDS encoding cupin domain-containing protein, which translates to MFSDPTEVFGEVEAEARGLRYGAMVFTVKPGGATSPHQHASEETWLVQEGLGRAMVSGQDIGLIPGTRLTVPAGALHSITNTSTGDLTVISFWWREVVHGG; encoded by the coding sequence ATGTTCTCGGATCCCACGGAAGTGTTCGGTGAAGTCGAGGCGGAAGCCCGAGGCCTCCGCTACGGAGCGATGGTCTTCACCGTGAAGCCGGGCGGCGCCACCTCGCCGCACCAGCACGCGAGCGAGGAGACCTGGCTGGTCCAGGAGGGCCTCGGGAGGGCGATGGTCAGCGGCCAGGACATCGGGCTGATCCCCGGGACCCGGCTCACCGTGCCGGCGGGTGCGCTGCACTCGATTACGAACACCTCGACCGGGGACCTCACGGTCATCTCGTTCTGGTGGCGGGAGGTGGTCCATGGTGGATGA
- a CDS encoding class I tRNA ligase family protein yields MHKLGLRGRKFFLTPVCLVPNGRAHLGHVAGPLLKMDVLRRHLQRAGADVKMISLSDVHEAHVLIKAYVESSTPATVANRFHEQITQDLAALGIEYDDLINPLDREWAGVYETVNRDFLNGIIRAGNAAVRSEPLPILAETGGAPASEGAWRPGVGDPIVSGWLKGRCLYCEQPLVGFFCESCGGHFSPSQMRSPGTAYFPGTLRFEDRSSLFLDLRKGSPAILEHLEQAHVRRDFIEIARRYLDANGPSIRLTVPSPWGIPFEHPEVSKGQAIFSYSALLIGCHFVAGERYRQLTGSDRNPLARDSDVTCVLSFGIDNTVPFLVGAVGCALGQEMYKPMDHFLVNYFYDLDGSKFSTSRGHVIWAGDIVTLGGAEVDLVRAYLCLRNPEFGRLTFRADEFLQFHNELGARMAAVTNEALRMAVGATAWDAGVMRYLETELGIQSSFLTPATFDLAGAFSCVERWLQRTPALHITADAASAWLYGFALLAYPILPKAAQRVWHALGLPGTPSLEQSERGVVKPETASTGTYRTLTRAELNACLPASLRR; encoded by the coding sequence ATGCATAAGCTTGGTTTGCGCGGTCGGAAGTTCTTTCTCACGCCGGTGTGCCTGGTGCCGAACGGCCGTGCACACCTGGGCCATGTCGCGGGTCCGCTGCTGAAGATGGACGTCCTGCGCCGGCACCTGCAACGCGCGGGCGCCGACGTCAAGATGATCTCCCTCTCGGACGTGCACGAGGCCCACGTCCTCATCAAGGCCTATGTGGAGAGCTCGACTCCGGCCACGGTCGCCAACCGCTTCCATGAGCAGATCACGCAAGACCTGGCGGCGCTCGGCATCGAATACGACGACCTGATCAACCCGCTGGACCGTGAGTGGGCCGGTGTCTACGAGACGGTCAACCGCGACTTCCTGAACGGCATCATCCGGGCCGGCAACGCGGCGGTCCGCTCCGAGCCACTGCCCATCCTCGCGGAGACGGGCGGCGCGCCGGCATCGGAGGGGGCGTGGCGGCCGGGGGTCGGTGACCCGATCGTGAGCGGCTGGCTCAAGGGCCGCTGTCTCTACTGTGAGCAGCCGCTCGTCGGCTTCTTCTGCGAGTCGTGCGGCGGCCACTTCTCGCCGTCGCAGATGCGGAGCCCGGGCACGGCCTACTTCCCCGGCACCCTGCGCTTCGAGGACCGCTCCTCGCTCTTCCTGGACCTGCGGAAGGGCTCGCCGGCCATCCTCGAGCACCTGGAGCAGGCGCATGTCCGCCGTGACTTCATCGAAATCGCCAGGCGGTATCTCGACGCGAACGGCCCCTCCATCCGCTTGACGGTCCCCAGCCCCTGGGGAATCCCGTTCGAGCATCCCGAGGTCTCGAAGGGCCAGGCCATCTTCTCGTATTCGGCGCTGCTGATTGGCTGTCACTTCGTCGCGGGAGAGCGGTACCGGCAGCTCACGGGCTCGGACCGCAACCCGCTGGCCCGGGACTCGGACGTGACGTGCGTCCTCTCGTTCGGAATCGACAACACCGTGCCGTTCCTGGTCGGCGCCGTTGGCTGCGCTCTCGGCCAGGAGATGTACAAGCCGATGGACCACTTCCTGGTCAACTACTTCTATGACCTCGACGGGAGCAAGTTCTCCACCAGCCGGGGCCATGTCATCTGGGCGGGTGACATCGTCACCCTCGGCGGCGCCGAGGTGGACCTCGTGCGAGCCTACCTCTGCCTGCGCAACCCCGAGTTCGGACGCCTCACGTTCCGGGCCGACGAGTTCCTCCAGTTCCACAACGAGCTCGGCGCCCGCATGGCTGCGGTCACGAACGAGGCCCTCCGCATGGCTGTCGGCGCGACAGCCTGGGACGCAGGTGTCATGCGCTACCTGGAGACCGAGCTCGGCATCCAGTCCTCCTTCCTGACCCCCGCGACCTTCGACCTCGCCGGTGCGTTCTCGTGCGTCGAGCGCTGGCTGCAACGGACCCCGGCACTCCACATCACCGCGGATGCGGCCTCCGCCTGGCTGTACGGCTTCGCCCTCCTCGCCTACCCCATCCTGCCCAAGGCGGCGCAGCGGGTGTGGCACGCACTGGGCCTGCCAGGCACCCCCTCGCTGGAGCAGTCCGAGCGGGGCGTCGTGAAGCCCGAGACCGCGAGCACCGGGACCTACCGGACCCTGACCCGTGCCGAGCTGAATGCGTGTCTTCCCGCATCGCTGAGGAGATAG
- a CDS encoding alpha/beta fold hydrolase, whose amino-acid sequence MIWVRSACPVGIRIAARLVNLTDVYLSAPRARVAEARAALISLLGHDPGERLQVQHEGLAPLRAGPGGSSLDEIWHVTYLGMNDRDDLVEHARGAGVTYRHFELEPVAAGPDALAPNAFSILLQALDETLQEVRSREPGYFGQRALQSTLPATVRFLSASSAANAILALRSAPPGRYRITASANSGPPSLGELIGGAYGVDLRLGAAPSALSAVDGLFELRTEAARNALVAAQSGAGAAAAGHVQVADVATSAELADLVSAWHRHHSGAHDAERARLTGLPGVPHLGVSRGGSTTFQVFGETGPYVVIVNAIAQDRGYWLRFIDQLARDHRVVIWQLRSLREDGQTAMLDDHVQELAAIIDEATDGPVHLIGWCTGPKLCARYYLEHPHSVASMVFLAGNYRPFGDSSLDTTYERALEKVFQLLSRSPSMAPLVRTTILDSLNAGRTQSDQRSDFGAEVLGRIDPSLMPYIMAPYTTNESTLQYAKQIREFWKCSIETDVREIRAPVLVIGAELDRIVSSRHGLRVANTLPNARFLELPGATHYCMHDRPGELASIIGRFIGEQTSDRPAPAAPKTASCGARP is encoded by the coding sequence ATGATCTGGGTCAGGTCGGCCTGCCCGGTCGGAATTCGTATCGCCGCGCGGCTCGTCAATTTGACAGACGTGTACCTCTCCGCCCCGCGCGCACGGGTCGCCGAAGCGCGGGCGGCGCTCATCTCCCTGCTTGGCCACGACCCGGGTGAGCGTCTTCAGGTCCAACACGAGGGCCTCGCGCCCCTGCGCGCCGGTCCGGGTGGGTCTTCGCTCGATGAAATCTGGCACGTGACGTATCTGGGCATGAACGACAGGGACGACCTTGTCGAGCACGCCCGCGGTGCCGGAGTCACCTACAGGCACTTCGAGCTGGAGCCCGTGGCGGCAGGGCCCGACGCGCTCGCACCGAATGCGTTCTCCATTCTTCTCCAGGCCCTGGACGAAACGCTCCAGGAGGTACGTTCCCGGGAGCCGGGTTACTTCGGACAGCGTGCGCTTCAGAGCACGCTTCCAGCAACCGTGCGCTTTCTGAGCGCATCGAGCGCGGCAAACGCGATTCTCGCGCTGCGCTCCGCCCCCCCCGGCCGATACCGCATCACGGCTTCCGCGAACAGCGGCCCCCCCAGCCTGGGCGAGCTGATTGGCGGCGCCTACGGTGTTGACCTGCGTCTCGGGGCCGCGCCGTCCGCCCTCTCGGCTGTAGATGGCCTCTTCGAGCTCAGGACGGAAGCGGCCCGGAACGCCCTTGTCGCGGCGCAATCCGGAGCCGGCGCGGCAGCCGCGGGGCACGTCCAGGTCGCGGACGTCGCCACCTCCGCTGAGCTCGCGGACCTCGTCTCCGCCTGGCATCGCCACCACTCCGGCGCGCACGACGCCGAGCGGGCACGCCTCACCGGCCTCCCAGGGGTGCCGCATCTTGGCGTGTCGCGCGGAGGGAGCACGACCTTTCAAGTCTTCGGCGAGACGGGCCCGTACGTCGTCATCGTCAACGCCATTGCGCAAGACCGAGGCTACTGGCTGCGCTTCATCGACCAGCTGGCTCGGGACCATCGCGTGGTCATCTGGCAGCTGAGGTCCCTCCGCGAAGATGGCCAGACCGCGATGCTCGACGACCATGTCCAGGAGCTCGCGGCCATCATCGACGAGGCGACGGACGGGCCGGTGCACCTCATCGGGTGGTGCACCGGGCCAAAGCTGTGTGCGCGGTACTACCTCGAACATCCGCACAGCGTCGCGTCGATGGTCTTCCTCGCGGGGAACTACCGTCCCTTCGGTGATTCAAGCCTCGACACTACCTACGAGCGCGCGCTGGAGAAGGTCTTCCAGCTGCTGAGCCGGTCGCCAAGCATGGCCCCGCTTGTGCGAACCACGATCCTCGACTCCTTGAACGCCGGGCGCACCCAGTCGGATCAGCGGTCGGACTTCGGAGCGGAAGTCCTCGGGCGCATTGATCCAAGCCTCATGCCATACATCATGGCGCCGTACACCACCAACGAGTCGACCCTCCAGTACGCGAAGCAGATCCGTGAGTTCTGGAAGTGCTCCATCGAGACGGATGTACGCGAGATCCGGGCCCCAGTCCTCGTGATCGGCGCGGAGCTCGACCGGATAGTCTCGTCCAGGCACGGGCTGAGGGTCGCGAACACCCTCCCCAACGCGCGCTTCCTCGAGCTTCCAGGCGCTACCCACTACTGCATGCACGACCGGCCGGGAGAGCTCGCCTCCATCATCGGCCGCTTCATCGGTGAGCAGACCTCGGACCGGCCCGCGCCCGCTGCCCCAAAGACTGCCTCCTGTGGAGCCCGGCCGTGA
- a CDS encoding class I SAM-dependent methyltransferase gives MDKLTRDAATARVREFYDGPADTIYKTTWGENLHLGLPRAAGDSQQRAMIHTTERMAAAVRLDASTSVLDLGSGYGGPARQLAEHSGCRVVGVNLSRVEIAEAERQTQTSKARDRISYVHGDFHELPFDAEAFDIVWSQDSLMYGADKPRILREAYRVLKPGGVFDFTDILANHGLSADQRERLYARVRTPEMWDVNRYAQELIAAGFTLHRIEDWSEHVAASYAAARAQTIANQNELTEQVGDELVKRTLDGLAFWVDMAQRGNVGWALFVAKKPSGKHQGE, from the coding sequence ATGGACAAGCTGACACGAGACGCGGCGACCGCCCGCGTGCGCGAATTTTACGATGGCCCGGCGGACACCATCTACAAGACGACCTGGGGTGAGAACCTGCACCTGGGGTTGCCACGCGCGGCAGGTGACTCGCAGCAACGCGCCATGATCCATACTACCGAACGAATGGCGGCAGCTGTTCGCCTGGACGCGAGTACCTCGGTGTTGGACTTGGGCAGCGGCTACGGCGGACCCGCTCGTCAGCTTGCGGAGCACTCCGGCTGCCGCGTCGTTGGAGTGAACCTGAGCCGAGTGGAAATTGCCGAGGCCGAGCGCCAGACACAGACGTCCAAGGCACGGGACCGCATCAGCTACGTGCATGGCGACTTTCATGAACTCCCGTTCGATGCGGAAGCTTTCGACATTGTCTGGAGCCAGGACTCACTGATGTATGGAGCAGATAAGCCACGCATCCTGCGCGAAGCGTACCGTGTGCTCAAGCCCGGAGGAGTCTTTGACTTCACCGACATACTTGCGAACCATGGGCTGTCGGCAGATCAGCGCGAGCGGCTCTACGCACGCGTTCGGACTCCCGAAATGTGGGACGTAAACCGCTACGCCCAGGAGCTGATCGCCGCAGGTTTCACGCTACACCGCATCGAAGACTGGTCAGAGCACGTGGCGGCAAGTTATGCAGCCGCGCGAGCCCAGACGATCGCAAATCAGAATGAACTCACCGAGCAGGTGGGAGATGAGCTCGTCAAGCGGACCCTCGACGGCCTCGCATTCTGGGTCGACATGGCGCAGCGCGGAAACGTCGGCTGGGCGCTGTTCGTTGCCAAGAAGCCCTCAGGAAAGCACCAAGGCGAATAG